The Fervidobacterium pennivorans DNA segment TCGCAGAGATAGCCAGGAATTTGGGCATTCTAACCGTCGCAATTATCACAATGCCTTTCTTTTTTGAAGGCACACCGAGATGGAATGTGGCATTAGAAGGTGTAAAGCGAATCACAGGCAAGGTCGATACACTAATTAAAATAAGCAACAACAAACTGCTCGAACAACTATCACCTTCAACAACTATCGTTGATGCGTTTGCAACTGCCGATGAAATTTTGCATCAAGCCGTCCGTGGCATCTCCGACCTTATAATGAAGCGTGGTTATATCAACCTTGATTTTGCAGATGTTGAGTCGGTGATGAGAAATGCCGGTAACGCGATGCTTGGAATAGGTGTTGGAAAAGGTGAAAAGCGAGTCTTTGATGCTGCTAGGAAAGCACTCGATAGCAAGTTCTTAGATTACCCAATTGAAAACGCAAGGTCAATCATTTTGAATATTTCTGCCCCGCGAAACGCAACATTACAAGAGATGCAAGAAGCAGCAATGATAGTAAAACAAACCTGCAGCGAAGATGCTGATATGAAATTTGGTATGGTAATCGATGATGAGTTAGCAGATGACGAAATGAGGGTAACCGTAATAGCCAC contains these protein-coding regions:
- the ftsZ gene encoding cell division protein FtsZ; this translates as MPFMIEKESKQRDIERIPGVPVLKVIGVGGAGCNAINRMAEMGLKGVTLIAVNTDAQVLDVSKADITVQIGEKLTKGLGAGGNPKIGEEAALEDRKKLEEILHGTDMLFITAGFGGGTGTGAAPVIAEIARNLGILTVAIITMPFFFEGTPRWNVALEGVKRITGKVDTLIKISNNKLLEQLSPSTTIVDAFATADEILHQAVRGISDLIMKRGYINLDFADVESVMRNAGNAMLGIGVGKGEKRVFDAARKALDSKFLDYPIENARSIILNISAPRNATLQEMQEAAMIVKQTCSEDADMKFGMVIDDELADDEMRVTVIATRFDVEEKFGKSEEDIPAIYKFGLEYKGRQD